In Leptotrichia sp. oral taxon 221, the DNA window GTAGGCACTCCACGAAATTTATACTTAAAAATCGCACACTTTACACTCGCCTTAGCATCCTTCAATGTAAAATACAAATGCCCTGACGAATAATAAGTAATATTCGAAAGTTCACCTTTAATAAATACATTTTTGAAAGTTTGCGTACTTTCCAAATACTGCTTCACTTCTCTGTTCAACTCACTTACAGAAAGTATTGCTTGTTCCATCTTATCTCCTTTTCACGATTTTTTTTCAATGATTTTTTCTTAAAGTTTTTCACTCCATTCAGCTTCCTTAAACCCAACTAGCACAAAATCATCTCCAACAACAATCGGTCTTTTTATAAGCATTCCATTCGACGAAAGCAACTTTAATTGCTCTTCTTCTGACATATCTGCCAATTTATCTTTTAACCCCATATTCTTGTAAACCAAGCCACTTGTA includes these proteins:
- a CDS encoding arsenate reductase family protein, yielding MIKVYYYPRCTTCKRALKWLDDNGVECEKKHIVEEIPSLEELTAIYKKSGLPLKKFFNTSGLVYKNMGLKDKLADMSEEEQLKLLSSNGMLIKRPIVVGDDFVLVGFKEAEWSEKL